In Arachis hypogaea cultivar Tifrunner chromosome 7, arahy.Tifrunner.gnm2.J5K5, whole genome shotgun sequence, the genomic window GAGACACCAATTTGATCATAGCATTGAAGAGCTTCGAAGCACgaaaagaaaaactcaagaacaacaTGCAAAAAGTTATAATGCTTGTGATGAAGTTGAAAGAGAATTTGACAAGATTGAAGGTAATGAGATGcgataacaataaaaatatagagtTCCAGCACCTAGctctagaaaagaaaaacaagtcaAAGGATTACAATCCTTTTTTTCATCGGCAACAACATCCGGAGCTCAACCAACTATCAAAAGTGTTCTCCAAATCAAAGAAATTGTGGAGAAGTGTGATATTGCTATTGCAAAATGGATGATATAAGCCTCTGTGCCATTTAATACAGTTAATTTAGCTTATTAGCAGCCAATGATATTGATGTTATTGCAAGCATGGGTGCAAGGTATAAAGGGTCAAATTATCCAAGAGTCCGTGGGTATTTGTTGAGCAAATTGGTTGAGGATGTGAGGAAAATAATTGATGGCTATCGTGAGATTTAGAAATAAATTGGATGTACTATCATAGTCGATGGATAGACTAATCATTGTAAGTgtactttaattaatttttggttTATTGTCCTAAAGAAACTGTTTTTCTAAAGTCAGTTGATGCTTTTAATGTCTTAAAAACTACTGATGCTTTGTTTAAGTTGTTTAGAGATGTTGTATTGTTTGTTGGTCCTAAGAATATTGTACATATTTTAACGGATAATGCTGCAAATTATGTTGCTGCTGGAAGGTTGTTGAAGTATGAGTTTCCTAAATTGTATTGGTCCCCTTGTGCAGTTTATTGTGTTAATATGATGTTTCAAGATATTGGGAAGTTACAAGAAGTGAGTGAAACTGTGTCACAAGCTTTAATGATCACCAAGTATATCTATAATCATTGCTATTCGTTGTTCTTGATGAAAAAATTTACAAGCGGACGGGAAATATTTTGTCTAGCTCCAACTCGATTTGCCACTAATTTTATTGCTTTGCATAGTATTTTAGCTCAAAAGAATCCTTTGAAAGCTATGGTGACCTCTAAAGAATGGACAAGCTCAGCTTACTCTAAAGAAGCAAAAGCTAAAATATTTGTGGATCAAGTCTTGGATTCTAAATTCTGGAGTCAATGCACTAATATTGTTAAGCTTACTGAGCTACTTGTTCGTGTATTACGTATTGTGGACAGTGAAGATAGAGCTGTAATGTGTTTTCTTTATCAAGCTATTTATGAGGCTAGAGGAGAGATGGTGAAgaggtttcaaaaaaaaaaagaaggttgCTTATCCTTGTTTGAAGATTTTAGATACACGTTAAGATTCACAACTTCAGAAAAATCTTTATGTCGTTGGTTATTAGTTAAATTCAGCTTTTTTATTTAATACCGAAAAATTTGAAAAGTACAGACAAATGACTTCTAGCCTGCTAGATGTCATTGAGAAATATGCTTACGGTGATCCAAATTTGAATTCTACGCTGACAAGTGAGATAAGGATCTtcaagaatgatgaacaagattTTGGAAGACCGTCTGCAATACGTAAACAAAGTACTATTATGCAAGGtgaattttttcataaaattagtCTTTTATGTTTTTGATGTATTTATGATTTGATATTTATGATTGtgatatattattcttttttttatgttaagatCAATAGTGGAAATCTTATAGTTGTGAAGTGCCAAATTTGCAAAAGTTGACGATTTATATTTTAAGGCAAACTTGTAGTTCTTCAGGTTGTGAGCGTAACTGGAGTATTTTTTAATACATTCACTCAAAGAAGAGGAATCGGTTAGAGCATCAAAACTTAATGATCTTGTTTATGTTCATTACAACTTAAAGTTACAACAAATgtacttttttaattattttaagttgaaagcattatttttaaattttaataatcataAGAGTAGTAATGAAGTATATTGATAACATAGGAACCAAATGAGAAAGCCAGTTTATAATCTAATTTGTCTTGATATATTTGATGGTCATTCAGAATGGATATTGAAAGATTCACCACAATTTTTAACTCCTAAAAAAGTTGATGCTTTACAAAATGAGTTTACAAATATGCATCTTCAATCACCTTTAGATGATTTAGgtatgttttcttttatttatttatgaattatgatCAACTATAATTTTGGTatgctttataaaatattttatattattttttatcttgatttgTGAAACATTATATAATGTTAGATCAATTGAATTTGAAAGATGATCGAAATGATGATGGGACTAATAATTCtgtaaaaaatataaatcaaaataaaaacaattaagaTGTAGCTCCACATTTGTCAGATGAAGAACAGTATTCCGACTTTGAAATCACTCCTTGAATATAGTTCATGGATTGTTATTATCCTTATTgtgtcaaattaaaatattattgtagTGGTACTAAGTACTAACCAATTTTATGATTATCTTTGTATTAGTTATCTttagaatttgaaatttggtTGTTCTTAAAATATTGgtgaagatatgtattttaaattttttaattttttataattttatattttttatttacgtaaaaCTAATTTTATCGATTCAACTAGTGATTTATCGGTTGAACTAATAAACTTATAACTTGACCGATTTAATTATTGGTTAGGTTCTTACAACCATGCTCAAATCAAAGTCTAAAACTTTCCGAGCTAGATATGAGAGTAACATTTTTGTGGTGAATATAATTTCATTCATTAGAAATTGAAAATCTGGTATCAAGATACATAGATTTATCATGGTAAAATAATATTGTAAGTTAAACTTCAATTATAACATTGGAAAACTTAACTGTGTACAATGTTAGAAACTTGAAATAATGTATCGATATTGCATCATATAAGCTACTAGAATGGGTGAGTTCACTAGACATCTAGATGTATGAATACGGGTTTGAACCTTGGACATTGAATCCAAGACTTTACAACATATAATGCTAAAAATTTtatgggtaaagtatactttttgtttctgaagtttgttaaaagttttaaaaatattcctaagttttgatttgttttaattttgtccttcaAATTTCGGTTTGTATCAATTTTACccttattactaattttttgataattaatattttttttccaaatataCCTCTCCCTTATTATacctatcatcatcatcatcacaatcctctgtctctctttctttctctccatcTCCATCACCACTATCTCCGTTGAGCCCCAATTATGACCAccactttttttcttcttcttcccacaAACCCAGCAACAACGAAGCCATCGCTCTTCCTTCTTTTCTCTGTTAGCAAATCCAACCTCATTAATTATTAGTACTAGTTGGGTTAAtaccttttctttgttttcagaTTTCACACAAAGCAAAGCAAAATCTTTTTACTGCCACACCAACCTGAGACCCTGACCCCAACAACAAagattcttccttttt contains:
- the LOC112701660 gene encoding uncharacterized protein, yielding MRHQFDHSIEELRSTKRKTQEQHAKSYNACDEVEREFDKIEANDIDVIASMGARYKGSNYPRVRGYLLSKLVEDVRKIIDGYQTVFLKSVDAFNVLKTTDALFKLFRDVVLFVGPKNIVHILTDNAANYVAAGRLLKYEFPKLYWSPCAVYCVNMMFQDIGKLQEVSETVSQALMITKYIYNHCYSLFLMKKFTSGREIFCLAPTRFATNFIALHSILAQKNPLKAMVTSKEWTSSAYSKEAKAKIFVDQVLDSKFWSQCTNIVKLTELLVRVLRIVDSEDRAVMCFLYQAIYEARGEMVKRQMTSSLLDVIEKYAYGDPNLNSTLTSEIRIFKNDEQDFGRPSAIRKQSTIMQEWILKDSPQFLTPKKVDALQNEFTNMHLQSPLDDLVAACLCITANIKPIALFLEIFFDIDAFVGSVVG